In Sphingopyxis sp. FD7, a single window of DNA contains:
- the carB gene encoding carbamoyl-phosphate synthase large subunit, protein MPKRTDIKSILVIGAGPIVIGQACEFDYSGTQAIKALKEEGYRIVLVNSNPATIMTDPDLADATYVEPITPEIVAKIIAKERPDAVLPTMGGQTALNTALALFNDGTLAKYGVEMIGADAEAIDKAEDRQKFRDAMDRIGLESARSGVAHTLDEAFAVLERTGLPAIIRPSFTLGGTGGGIAYNREEFEHIVRGGLIASPTTEVLIEESLLGWKEYEMEVVRDRKDNCIIICSIENVDPMGVHTGDSITVAPALTLTDKEYQIMRSASIAVLREIGVETGGSNVQFAVNPKDGRLIVIEMNPRVSRSSALASKATGFPIAKVAAKLAVGYTLDEIMNDITGVTPASFEPTIDYVVTKIPRFAFEKFKGAEATLSTAMKSVGEVMAIGRTIHESLQKALRGLETGLSGFNFVDRLVGASHEQLRNELAQRTPDRLLNTAQAIREGLPLEEINRVAGYDMWFLERIAEIVAAEREVCENGLPRDAAGLRKLKAMGFSDKRLAYLALQSANLQPGTRRATARGSGLIHEAVKAMTGGVTEAEVRALRHKLGVRPVFKTIDTCAAEFQAKTPYLYSTYEVPTFGEPECEANPSSARKVVILGGGPNRIGQGIEFDYCCCHACFALEEAGYETIMVNCNPETVSTDYDTSDRLYFEPLTAEDVLEILHVEMSRGTLAGVIVQFGGQTPLKLAQALAEAGIPILGTSPDAIDLAEDRERFAALVNRLGLKQPANGIARSREEAVAVAARIGYPVLTRPSYVLGGRAMEIVDDSAQLEHYIETAVQVSGDSPVLIDRYLRDAIEVDVDALCDGTDVVVAGVLQHIEEAGVHSGDSACSIPPYSLPADIIAEIERQTDALARALQVRGLMNIQFAVQGGEVYLIEVNPRASRTVPFVAKAVGSPIAKIAARVMAGEKLADLPRINRDIKHVAVKEAVFPFARFPGTDPVLSPEMKSTGEVMGIDRDFNLAFAKAQLGAGDRLPTDGRLFVSVKDSDKPRIVGAVKQLRAWGWKVIATGGTADYLAGEGIDVERVNKVAEGRPHIVDRIKDGDVQLIFNTTEGWQSLQDSQSIRASALAADIAYYTTAAASDAATQAIGALRAHSLEVKPLQDYY, encoded by the coding sequence ATGCCCAAAAGAACCGACATAAAATCCATCCTCGTCATCGGCGCCGGCCCGATCGTTATCGGTCAGGCGTGCGAGTTCGACTATTCGGGGACGCAGGCGATCAAGGCGCTCAAGGAGGAGGGCTATCGCATCGTCCTCGTCAACTCCAACCCGGCGACGATCATGACCGATCCCGACCTCGCCGACGCCACTTATGTCGAGCCGATCACGCCCGAGATCGTCGCGAAGATCATCGCGAAGGAGCGCCCCGATGCGGTGCTCCCAACGATGGGCGGGCAGACCGCGCTCAACACCGCGCTGGCGCTGTTCAACGACGGGACGCTCGCGAAATATGGCGTCGAGATGATCGGCGCCGATGCCGAGGCGATCGACAAGGCCGAGGACCGGCAGAAGTTCCGCGACGCGATGGACAGGATCGGGCTGGAAAGCGCGCGCAGCGGCGTCGCGCACACGCTGGACGAGGCGTTCGCGGTGCTCGAACGCACCGGGCTGCCCGCGATCATCCGCCCGTCTTTCACGCTCGGCGGCACCGGCGGCGGGATCGCGTATAATCGCGAGGAGTTCGAGCATATCGTCCGCGGCGGGCTGATCGCGTCGCCGACCACCGAAGTCCTGATCGAGGAATCGCTCCTCGGCTGGAAAGAATATGAGATGGAGGTGGTGCGCGACCGCAAGGACAATTGCATCATCATCTGCTCGATCGAGAATGTCGATCCGATGGGCGTGCATACCGGCGATTCCATCACCGTCGCCCCCGCGCTGACGCTGACCGACAAGGAATATCAGATCATGCGGAGCGCCAGCATCGCGGTGCTGCGCGAGATCGGGGTCGAGACGGGCGGGTCGAACGTCCAGTTCGCGGTCAATCCCAAGGACGGCCGCCTGATCGTGATCGAGATGAACCCGCGCGTGTCGCGCTCGTCGGCATTGGCGTCGAAGGCGACGGGTTTCCCGATCGCCAAGGTCGCGGCGAAGCTCGCGGTCGGCTACACGCTCGACGAGATCATGAACGACATCACCGGGGTCACCCCGGCGTCGTTCGAGCCGACGATCGATTATGTCGTCACCAAGATCCCGCGCTTTGCGTTTGAAAAGTTCAAGGGCGCCGAAGCGACGCTGTCGACCGCGATGAAATCGGTCGGCGAAGTGATGGCGATCGGGCGGACGATCCACGAGTCCCTGCAGAAGGCGCTGCGCGGCCTCGAAACGGGGCTGTCGGGCTTCAATTTCGTCGACCGGCTCGTCGGCGCGAGCCATGAGCAGCTGCGCAACGAGCTGGCGCAGCGGACCCCCGACCGGCTGCTCAACACCGCCCAGGCGATCCGCGAGGGGCTGCCGCTCGAAGAGATCAACCGCGTCGCGGGTTACGACATGTGGTTCCTCGAGCGCATCGCCGAGATCGTCGCGGCCGAGCGCGAGGTGTGCGAAAACGGCCTGCCGCGCGATGCCGCAGGGCTGCGCAAGCTGAAAGCCATGGGCTTCTCCGACAAGCGCCTTGCCTATCTGGCGCTCCAGTCGGCGAACCTTCAACCCGGCACGCGCCGCGCGACCGCGCGCGGCAGCGGGCTGATCCACGAAGCGGTGAAGGCGATGACCGGCGGGGTGACCGAGGCCGAGGTACGCGCGCTGCGCCACAAGCTCGGCGTGCGCCCGGTGTTCAAGACGATCGACACCTGCGCCGCGGAGTTTCAGGCCAAGACGCCCTATCTCTATTCGACCTATGAAGTGCCGACCTTCGGTGAACCCGAATGCGAGGCGAACCCCTCGTCCGCCAGGAAGGTCGTGATCCTGGGCGGCGGCCCGAACCGGATCGGGCAGGGGATCGAGTTCGACTATTGCTGCTGCCACGCCTGCTTCGCATTGGAAGAGGCGGGCTATGAAACCATCATGGTCAACTGCAATCCCGAAACCGTGTCTACCGACTATGACACGTCGGACCGCCTCTATTTCGAGCCGCTGACCGCGGAGGATGTGCTGGAAATCCTGCACGTCGAAATGTCGCGGGGCACGCTGGCGGGCGTGATCGTCCAGTTCGGCGGGCAGACGCCGCTCAAGCTGGCGCAGGCGCTGGCAGAGGCCGGCATTCCGATCCTCGGCACGTCGCCCGATGCGATCGACCTCGCCGAAGACCGCGAGCGTTTCGCGGCGCTCGTCAACCGGCTCGGCCTCAAGCAGCCTGCAAATGGCATTGCGCGCAGCCGCGAGGAAGCCGTCGCGGTCGCCGCGCGCATCGGTTATCCGGTGCTGACGCGCCCCTCCTATGTGCTCGGCGGCCGCGCGATGGAGATCGTCGACGATTCCGCGCAGCTCGAACATTATATCGAGACCGCGGTGCAGGTGTCGGGGGATTCGCCGGTGCTGATCGACCGCTATCTGCGCGACGCGATCGAGGTCGACGTCGATGCGCTCTGCGACGGCACCGACGTGGTTGTCGCGGGCGTGCTCCAGCATATCGAGGAAGCCGGGGTCCATTCGGGCGACAGCGCCTGCTCGATCCCGCCCTACAGCCTGCCCGCCGATATTATCGCCGAGATCGAGCGGCAGACCGACGCGCTCGCGCGCGCGCTGCAAGTGCGCGGGCTGATGAACATCCAGTTCGCCGTGCAGGGCGGCGAGGTCTATCTGATCGAGGTCAACCCGCGCGCGAGCCGCACGGTGCCTTTCGTCGCCAAGGCGGTGGGCTCGCCGATCGCCAAGATCGCCGCGCGCGTGATGGCGGGCGAAAAGCTCGCCGACCTGCCGCGGATCAACCGCGACATCAAGCATGTCGCCGTCAAGGAAGCGGTGTTTCCTTTCGCGCGCTTCCCCGGCACCGATCCGGTGCTGTCGCCCGAGATGAAGTCCACCGGCGAAGTCATGGGAATCGATCGTGATTTCAACCTGGCCTTTGCCAAGGCGCAGCTCGGCGCGGGCGACCGCCTGCCGACCGACGGCCGCCTCTTCGTGTCGGTGAAGGACAGCGACAAGCCGCGCATCGTCGGCGCGGTCAAACAGCTTCGCGCCTGGGGGTGGAAGGTGATCGCGACCGGCGGCACCGCCGACTATCTGGCGGGCGAGGGAATCGACGTCGAGCGCGTGAACAAGGTCGCCGAAGGCCGCCCGCACATCGTCGACCGGATCAAGGATGGCGATGTGCAGCTGATCTTCAACACCACCGAAGGCTGGCAGAGCTTGCAGGATTCGCAATCGATCCGCGCTTCGGCGCTTGCCGCCGACATCGCCTATTACACCACGGCTGCCGCCAGTGATGCCGCGACGCAGGCGATCGGGGCGCTGCGCGCGCACTCCCTTGAAGTAAAGCCGCTTCAGGACTATTATTGA
- a CDS encoding FitA-like ribbon-helix-helix domain-containing protein: MATLTVRNIPDDAKHRFRQIAAAHGRSMEEHLRQLVIEADFGESASPPSSVNDARRNFRREPTREEWVHELIRKADGAGEGVFDRGKYADIRFMSAKDALAELRRLANGVGLDLPPRLNTKREAPDF; encoded by the coding sequence ATGGCGACGCTGACGGTCCGGAACATTCCCGACGATGCCAAACACCGTTTTCGGCAAATCGCGGCTGCGCACGGGCGCTCGATGGAAGAACATTTGCGGCAACTCGTGATTGAGGCCGATTTCGGCGAGAGCGCATCGCCTCCGAGCAGCGTTAACGATGCCCGCCGCAATTTCCGGCGCGAGCCGACAAGGGAGGAATGGGTGCACGAGCTGATCCGAAAGGCCGACGGTGCAGGCGAAGGCGTGTTCGACCGCGGGAAATATGCCGATATCCGCTTTATGTCGGCAAAGGACGCGCTGGCCGAATTGCGCCGACTCGCGAATGGCGTCGGCCTCGACCTGCCCCCGCGGCTCAACACCAAGCGTGAAGCGCCCGACTTTTGA
- a CDS encoding endonuclease domain-containing protein, with amino-acid sequence MDGQFQPRDTQRAKELRNAAAPAERTLWRCLSGRKVGGWKFSRQMPVGPYFADFLCREAQLIVELDGCSHDMRQAYDDRRDQWLAENGFRVLRFTNGDVMANIDGVVSEIERSLALLPTPNPSRKREGDI; translated from the coding sequence ATGGACGGACAGTTTCAGCCCCGCGACACGCAGCGTGCAAAAGAGCTGCGAAATGCCGCAGCGCCAGCAGAGCGAACCCTGTGGCGTTGCCTGTCGGGCCGGAAAGTCGGCGGCTGGAAATTCAGCCGCCAGATGCCTGTCGGTCCCTATTTCGCAGACTTTCTTTGCCGCGAAGCGCAATTGATTGTCGAACTCGACGGATGTTCGCACGATATGCGCCAAGCCTACGACGATCGTCGGGATCAATGGCTTGCAGAAAACGGGTTTCGAGTCCTTCGTTTCACGAATGGCGACGTGATGGCGAACATCGACGGCGTCGTGAGCGAAATCGAGCGCAGCCTTGCCCTTCTGCCCACCCCTAACCCCTCCCGCAAGCGGGAGGGGGACATATGA
- a CDS encoding PIN domain-containing protein — translation MVDTNVWSELAKPDGDPTVLAWLEANDHQLALSTLVMAEIQYGIELPKAARKRPHLTLWLRGLEERYWSHVWHFDAEDARAYGRLAASKEANARDPQIIDLQLAAQALARGASLATRNVKDFAWTGVPVIDPWENEPQQNPQHPSQMPDR, via the coding sequence TTGGTCGATACCAATGTGTGGAGCGAGTTGGCAAAGCCCGACGGCGATCCAACCGTTCTCGCATGGCTGGAGGCGAACGATCACCAGCTGGCGCTGTCCACGCTGGTGATGGCCGAAATTCAATATGGCATCGAGCTGCCCAAAGCGGCGCGGAAGCGCCCCCACCTGACGCTGTGGCTGCGCGGGCTGGAGGAGCGCTATTGGAGCCATGTGTGGCATTTCGATGCGGAGGATGCCCGTGCCTATGGCCGCCTTGCGGCCAGCAAGGAAGCCAACGCCCGCGATCCGCAAATAATCGACCTGCAACTGGCCGCGCAGGCGCTGGCACGCGGCGCATCGCTCGCGACCCGCAATGTGAAGGATTTCGCATGGACCGGGGTGCCCGTGATCGACCCGTGGGAAAATGAACCGCAGCAGAACCCACAGCATCCGTCGCAAATGCCCGACCGATAA
- a CDS encoding GatB/YqeY domain-containing protein: MIRDDIKAAQVAAMKSGDKARLGTIRLMLAKIKDKDIELRTGTAPADDDVLVTDVLQKMVKQRRESIAMYEQGGRQELADIEAAEVAVIEDFLPAQLSDEEAVTAIRAIVTELGASSLKDMGKVMAAVKDRLGSQLDMSKASGWVKAALS, translated from the coding sequence ATGATTCGCGATGACATCAAGGCTGCGCAGGTTGCCGCGATGAAGAGCGGCGACAAGGCGCGCCTGGGCACGATCCGGCTGATGCTGGCCAAGATCAAGGACAAGGACATCGAGCTGCGCACCGGCACCGCGCCGGCCGACGACGATGTGCTCGTCACCGACGTCTTGCAGAAGATGGTCAAGCAGCGCCGCGAATCGATCGCCATGTACGAACAGGGCGGGCGGCAGGAACTGGCCGACATCGAGGCGGCCGAGGTCGCGGTGATCGAGGATTTCCTGCCCGCGCAGCTGAGCGACGAGGAGGCGGTCACGGCGATCAGGGCGATCGTCACGGAACTGGGCGCGTCGAGCCTGAAGGATATGGGCAAGGTGATGGCCGCGGTGAAGGACCGGTTGGGCTCGCAGCTTGACATGAGCAAGGCGAGCGGGTGGGTGAAGGCGGCTTTGTCGTAA
- the carA gene encoding carbamoyl-phosphate synthase small subunit: MALASPLANPSVAPRSQPSGATGVLVLADGTILWGVGYGAGGAAVGEICFNTSMTGYQEILTDPSYAGQIITFTFPHIGNVGANPEDMERGVHGALGCITRELPTQPSNFRSVQTLPEWMAEQGVIGLAGIDTRALTRRIRDAGAPNGVIAHSAEGRFDIDELLALARSWPGLEGLDLAKEVSRTDTAAWDAGTWVLGQGYQSPSRLREGLGEGMSPSSTETGPPPTPPASGKGDDRPHVVAIDYGAKDNIFRNLVKAGARVTVVPATATLDEVLALEPAGVFLSNGPGDPAATGDYAVPVIRGLLDRNVPIFGICLGHQLLALAAGAKTVKMHQGHRGANHPVQRVGGDFADGVVEITSMNHGFAVDAATLPAGVVETHKSLFDGSNCGIAITGKNAFSVQYHPEASPGPQDSFYLFEKFVGGLR; this comes from the coding sequence ATGGCACTTGCCAGCCCTTTGGCCAACCCATCAGTCGCGCCCAGAAGCCAGCCGTCCGGCGCCACCGGCGTGCTCGTCCTTGCCGACGGCACCATCCTGTGGGGCGTCGGCTATGGCGCCGGGGGTGCGGCAGTAGGCGAGATTTGTTTCAATACGTCGATGACGGGCTATCAGGAAATCCTGACCGACCCGAGCTACGCCGGGCAGATCATCACCTTCACCTTTCCGCACATCGGCAATGTCGGCGCGAACCCCGAAGATATGGAGCGCGGCGTGCATGGCGCGCTGGGGTGCATCACGCGCGAGCTGCCGACGCAGCCCAGCAATTTTCGCAGCGTCCAGACCTTGCCCGAATGGATGGCGGAACAGGGCGTCATTGGGCTGGCGGGCATCGACACGCGCGCGCTCACCCGCCGCATCCGCGATGCGGGCGCGCCGAACGGGGTGATCGCGCACAGCGCGGAGGGCAGGTTCGACATCGACGAGCTGCTGGCGCTGGCGCGGAGCTGGCCGGGGCTGGAGGGGCTGGACCTTGCGAAAGAGGTCAGCCGTACGGATACGGCGGCGTGGGATGCGGGAACGTGGGTGCTGGGGCAGGGCTATCAGTCCCCCTCCCGCTTGCGGGAGGGGCTAGGGGAGGGCATGTCGCCATCCTCGACCGAAACAGGCCCTCCCCCGACCCCTCCCGCAAGCGGGAAGGGAGATGATCGCCCCCACGTCGTCGCGATCGATTATGGCGCGAAGGACAATATCTTCCGCAATCTGGTGAAGGCCGGCGCGCGCGTCACCGTGGTGCCCGCGACCGCGACCCTCGACGAAGTGCTGGCGCTGGAGCCCGCGGGCGTGTTCCTCTCGAACGGCCCCGGCGACCCCGCCGCGACGGGCGACTATGCGGTGCCGGTGATCCGGGGGCTGCTCGACCGCAACGTCCCGATCTTCGGCATCTGCCTCGGCCACCAGCTGCTCGCGCTCGCCGCGGGGGCGAAAACCGTGAAGATGCACCAGGGGCACCGCGGCGCGAACCATCCGGTCCAGCGCGTCGGCGGCGATTTCGCCGACGGCGTGGTCGAAATCACCAGCATGAACCACGGCTTCGCGGTTGATGCGGCGACCTTGCCCGCGGGCGTCGTTGAGACGCACAAGAGCCTGTTCGACGGATCGAACTGCGGCATCGCGATCACGGGGAAGAATGCGTTTAGCGTGCAGTACCATCCCGAGGCGAGCCCGGGGCCGCAGGACAGCTTCTATCTGTTCGAGAAGTTTGTGGGTGGGCTTCGTTAA
- the dnaG gene encoding DNA primase, giving the protein MTLTPQWLDELRSRITLSTLIGRTVKITRAGREYKACCPFHNEKTPSFTINDEKGFYHCFGCGAHGDAIRWMTDQRGLSFMDAVKELAAEAGMDVPAPDPRAAKKAEEQASLRDVTQAAAEWFAQQLESSNGAPAREYLAKRGISEATRKAFGFGLAPDSRTALKEALKTFPTAMLVEAGMLIAVDDKEPYDRFRGRLMIPIRDARGRVIAFGGRILGDGEPKYLNSPDTPLFDKGRTLYNLDKASPASRQTNRIIVVEGYMDVVALAEARIADAVAPLGTALTENQLAMLWRMVPVPILCFDGDSAGQKAAMRAATRALPLLRPGFSLAFATLPAGQDPDDLVRAKGADGFAAILADAQPLVERLWAHEVAAGPLATPEERAALKTRLLAHADAIEHADVRHHYREAFRERLDALFARARPDQGPRVPWAPQPGRGGRRFAPDPRLQPPAAETRALGQAGIAGPLVAALLGGLLRYPEAIRRNEEALARLAIPDSGDAELLGLMLDIANAREGLDCEGLLAILEPMKVYNRAMTLLRADGMHFSFNRRLEGEEVDAARETALRDLDEYIGVLVTQPEIRARLAEATADYMRTMDDEGHARQQKLRAMDEDLTRRLAALSDSRSQ; this is encoded by the coding sequence ATGACCCTAACCCCGCAATGGCTCGACGAACTGCGCTCGCGCATCACGCTGTCGACCCTCATCGGCCGCACGGTGAAGATCACGCGCGCGGGGCGCGAGTACAAGGCCTGCTGCCCCTTCCATAACGAAAAGACGCCCAGCTTCACGATCAACGACGAAAAGGGATTCTATCACTGCTTCGGCTGCGGCGCGCATGGCGATGCGATCCGCTGGATGACCGACCAGCGCGGCCTGTCGTTCATGGATGCGGTCAAGGAACTCGCGGCCGAAGCCGGGATGGACGTCCCCGCCCCCGACCCGCGCGCCGCGAAAAAGGCCGAGGAGCAGGCGAGCCTGCGCGACGTGACGCAGGCCGCGGCCGAATGGTTCGCACAGCAGCTCGAGAGCAGCAACGGCGCCCCGGCGCGCGAATATCTCGCCAAGCGGGGCATTTCGGAGGCGACGCGCAAGGCCTTCGGCTTCGGCCTCGCCCCCGACAGCCGCACCGCGCTGAAGGAGGCGCTCAAGACGTTTCCCACGGCGATGCTCGTCGAGGCAGGAATGCTGATCGCGGTCGACGACAAGGAGCCCTACGACCGCTTTCGCGGCCGTTTGATGATCCCGATCCGCGACGCGCGCGGGCGGGTGATCGCCTTCGGCGGCCGCATCCTCGGCGACGGCGAGCCCAAATATCTCAATTCGCCCGACACGCCGCTCTTCGACAAGGGGCGCACGCTCTACAATCTCGACAAAGCCTCGCCCGCCTCGCGCCAGACCAACCGCATCATCGTCGTCGAGGGCTATATGGACGTGGTCGCGCTCGCCGAAGCGAGGATTGCCGATGCGGTCGCGCCGCTCGGCACCGCGCTCACCGAAAACCAGCTCGCGATGCTGTGGCGCATGGTGCCGGTGCCCATCCTCTGCTTCGACGGCGACAGCGCGGGGCAGAAGGCGGCGATGCGCGCCGCGACGCGCGCGCTGCCGCTGCTCCGCCCCGGCTTCAGCCTCGCCTTCGCGACGCTGCCCGCGGGGCAAGACCCCGACGATCTGGTGCGCGCCAAGGGCGCCGACGGTTTCGCGGCGATCCTGGCCGACGCCCAGCCGCTCGTCGAACGCCTCTGGGCGCATGAAGTCGCCGCCGGCCCGCTCGCGACGCCCGAGGAGCGCGCGGCGCTCAAGACCCGGCTGCTCGCCCATGCCGATGCGATCGAGCATGCCGATGTGCGCCACCATTATCGTGAGGCGTTTCGCGAAAGGCTCGACGCACTATTTGCAAGGGCGCGGCCCGACCAGGGGCCCCGCGTGCCCTGGGCGCCGCAGCCGGGGCGCGGCGGCCGCCGCTTCGCGCCCGACCCGCGCCTCCAGCCGCCCGCCGCGGAAACGCGCGCGCTTGGGCAGGCGGGGATTGCGGGACCGCTTGTGGCGGCCTTGCTCGGCGGCCTGCTCCGTTATCCGGAGGCAATCCGGCGCAACGAAGAGGCGCTGGCCCGCCTCGCGATCCCCGATTCCGGCGACGCCGAACTGCTCGGCCTGATGCTTGACATCGCAAATGCCCGCGAAGGGCTTGATTGCGAGGGGTTGCTTGCCATATTGGAGCCGATGAAAGTGTATAATAGGGCGATGACATTGCTCAGAGCCGATGGAATGCACTTCTCGTTCAATCGACGGCTCGAAGGCGAAGAGGTTGATGCGGCACGCGAAACCGCGCTGCGCGACCTGGACGAATATATCGGCGTGCTCGTGACGCAGCCCGAAATCCGTGCCCGGCTTGCCGAGGCGACCGCGGATTATATGCGCACGATGGACGACGAAGGCCATGCGCGGCAGCAAAAGCTGCGCGCGATGGACGAGGATCTGACCCGCCGCCTGGCCGCGCTGTCCGACAGCCGCAGCCAGTAG